In Candidatus Eisenbacteria bacterium, the DNA window GAATCTCGAGAGCCTCTCCCCCGGAGCGGTCTGGCGCGTGACCCTCTCGGACAGCAGCGGGATCAACATCACGCAGCTCGTCCCGAGTCGCTCCATCATCGCCCGGATCGATGAGGGAAGCAGGCTCGTCCATGTCGAGGATCTCTCTTCGCTCGTCAGCTTCCCCGAATCGTACGAAGAAGGGCGGCTGGACTTCCGGCTGCCGGACTGGCTCCCGACCGGGCGCGGGTATCGGCTGACGGTCAGCGCTTCCGACAACCTCAATCAGGGTGGCTCGGCCTCTGTCGAGTTCTTCCTCGAGGGGGCGGGGGCGGAGGATCTCGTTCTCGCGCGGGTCTGGAACGTGCCGAATCCGACCGATGGAGCGACGACCTTCTTCATCGACATGACCCAGAGCGCGGAGATCGGGATCAGGATCTTCACGATCAGCGGAAGGACCGTGCAGGATCTTCGTGTCGGTCGACTGGCCCCGCTGCAGGCGTCGTCGGAGGGGATCTACTGGGACGGGCGTGACGCCGACGGCGACCTGCTCGCCAACGGCGTCTACTTCTACAAGGTCGAGCTTCGCGGCGCCGGGGGAGAGAAGAGGGAGCGGGTCGAGCGGCTCGCCGTGCTGCGCTAGTACGTTCAGATCAGGCATTGAGGGCGGTAGCGGCGAAGGTCTGCTGGGCTCAGGACGTGAGCCGGGTTCGGGGTGCCGATCTTGCGATGGAGGCGCTCGGAGCGGCCCCGGGGGGAGAGATCGGTCTTCATCCGGGGCCGTTGACAGAGGCTTTCGGGCGCTGATACACTCCGGAGGTCTTTATGCGGCGCTGCGGTGCGCCCGCGTACGCGACGCGGGGATGGCGGCGCGAAACGAAAGGGAAGGAAACGAGGGTCGATGGGGAGCGGAAAGAAGCGGAAGAGGAAGAAGATCGCGACGCACAAGCGCAAGAAGCGGCTGCGGAAGAATCGGCACAAGAAGCGGGTCCGCTAGCGGATCGACCCTTCCGGGCGTGGAGATCTGCATGAAGCTCCGAGGCCCCCTGAGCGGGCCTCGGAGCTTTCTATGCCTCTCGGGGCGTGGGAGGATGCCTGCATGAGACGATCGGCGACGGTCACGGGAGTCGTGCGCGGCACCCGGCAGGGTTTCGCCTTCCTGACCCCTGATGCAGGAGCAGAGGATCTCTTCATCGCGCAGGAGAATCTGCATGGCGCGATCCACGCGGACCGCGTCGAAGCGACGCTCACGCGCCGATCGCCGCACGACTTTCGCTCCGAGGCGGTCGTCGAACGGATTCTGGAGCGGACGCGCCCCCTGATGACGGGCAACCCCGTCAGGTTGGCGCGGAGCTGGTTCGTCGTTCCGGATCAGCCGGTGCTGCCCCCCCGGATCCGCCTGCTGGCCGGAGCTCAGAGGATCGTCGAGGGGACGAAGATCCTCTTCCGGTTGGCGGAGGGCGCGCCCGGAGGGACGCTCGCCGCTCGATTCGAGGGAGTGCTGGGCGACGCGGAGGACCCGGCCCTCGATGCCGTGGTCGTCGCGACGGCTTTCGGGCTGAGAACGCGCTTCCCGGACGCGGCCATCGACGAGGCGCTCGCCGTGTCACGCCGCGACGACCCCGAGGAGATGGCCCGCCGCTGTGCCTATCGCGGCCGCTTCGTGCTGACGATCGACCCGGAGACGGCAAAGGACTTCGACGACGCGGTCTCCATCCAGAGGAGCGCCGCAGGCTATCACCTGCAGGTCCACATAGCCGATGTCTCCTGGTTCGTGGAGGAGGGGGGCGAGATCGATCGCGAGGCGGCGTTGCGCGGCACGAGCGTCTACTTCCCCGGAGGCGTGATCCCGATGCTGCCCGAGGTCCTATCGAACGAGACGGCGAGCCTTGCCCCGGGCTGCGATCGAAGGGTCCTGACCGCGGAGATAGACCTCGACGGGGAAGGGGCCCCGTCTTCGGTCCGCTTGCGGGAAGGTCTGATCAGGAGCGAGGCGCGGCTGCATTACGAGCAGGCCCAGTCGATCCTCGATGACGGGATGGATGACAGCGAGCCAAGCCGCTCCCTTTCCATCATGGCGGATCTGGCCGCCAAGCTGCGGCGCCGGAGACTCGCGGAGGGGGGATTCGACCTCTCCATTCCCGAGACGGAGGTCGAGCTCGACGGCGGCGGGATGCCGGTTGCCCTCCGCCGCCACCGGACCCTGGAGACGAACCGAATCATCGAGGAGTTCATGATCCTGACGAACCGAGCCGTCGCGAGGTTCGTCGCCGACCGATTGATGCCACTTCTCTTCCGGGTCCACGAGGAGCCCGATCGGCGCGCCCTCGAGCAGTTCGGGGAGATCGCGCTGACTCTCTATCCGGGGGCCTCGGGCCGCGACGTGGAGACCGTCCCGGCCCTGCGCAAGTTCCTGATGGGTCTGCCTGAGGACCCTATGCGACGGATCCTCCATGGCTTCTTCCTGCGGAGCCTCAAGCAGGCGGTCTACTCGCCGACCGACACGGGGCACTTCGGCCTCGGCATCGATCGCTACTGCCACTTCACGTCGCCGATCCGGCGGTACCCGGATCTCTTCAATCACCGCCTCGTTCGCTGGCTGCTGAAGAACGAGCTGCCGGGACGCGTCGGGGCGACCCGAGTGGCCGGATGGCGAGATAGGGCGGAAGCGCTTGCGACCGCCTGCAGCCGGACGGAAAGGACCGCCGAGCGGGCTGAGCGGGAGATCGTGCGACTCAAGGTCCTCCGGTGGGCGGCCGCGAGACTCGGGAAGGAGTTTCGCGGGCGGGTCGTAGGGATGGTGACTTCGGGCCTCTTCGTGGAACTCGATGAGTTTCCCGTCGAGGGTTTCGTTCCCCGTGCTACATTGCACGCGGGGGCGAGACTGGTCGAGGACCGGCTGGCCTTCGTGGAGAAGCGCAGCCGCTGGGAACTGAGGCTGGGGGACGGCGTCTGCGTGCAGGTGGCGCGCGTCGATCTGCGGGGGCGGCAGATCGACTTCAGGCTCCTCCCCGATCGTCCGGGCAGCGGGAGGAGGGGGGCAGGAGGTGCCGCGGCGGGTTCGATGGGCGCCCAGGTCGGCCGCGCGGGGAAGAGCGGGGTGCGCAAGAAGGAACCTGGTCGCGATGGAAGACGGTCCCGCCGGTCCGTTGCCGGCAAAAGCAAGAGGACGGTCCGTCGACCCCGCAGGGGGGGAGGAGGACGGCGATGATCTGGGATGGAAAGATGGAGCGGCGCGGCCACCGACGGGCGGCGATTCGGATCGTGAGCGAGTTCGGCGATCCGGGCTCGGCGACGAGGATCGAGACGGTTGACTTCAGCGCCAGCGGGGTGAGCTTCTGGCTGAACCGGCCGATGCAGACGATGACAAAGCTCGCACTTCGTTTTGAATTCCCGGAATACGGAAACGGGGAGGC includes these proteins:
- a CDS encoding VacB/RNase II family 3'-5' exoribonuclease, yielding MPLGAWEDACMRRSATVTGVVRGTRQGFAFLTPDAGAEDLFIAQENLHGAIHADRVEATLTRRSPHDFRSEAVVERILERTRPLMTGNPVRLARSWFVVPDQPVLPPRIRLLAGAQRIVEGTKILFRLAEGAPGGTLAARFEGVLGDAEDPALDAVVVATAFGLRTRFPDAAIDEALAVSRRDDPEEMARRCAYRGRFVLTIDPETAKDFDDAVSIQRSAAGYHLQVHIADVSWFVEEGGEIDREAALRGTSVYFPGGVIPMLPEVLSNETASLAPGCDRRVLTAEIDLDGEGAPSSVRLREGLIRSEARLHYEQAQSILDDGMDDSEPSRSLSIMADLAAKLRRRRLAEGGFDLSIPETEVELDGGGMPVALRRHRTLETNRIIEEFMILTNRAVARFVADRLMPLLFRVHEEPDRRALEQFGEIALTLYPGASGRDVETVPALRKFLMGLPEDPMRRILHGFFLRSLKQAVYSPTDTGHFGLGIDRYCHFTSPIRRYPDLFNHRLVRWLLKNELPGRVGATRVAGWRDRAEALATACSRTERTAERAEREIVRLKVLRWAAARLGKEFRGRVVGMVTSGLFVELDEFPVEGFVPRATLHAGARLVEDRLAFVEKRSRWELRLGDGVCVQVARVDLRGRQIDFRLLPDRPGSGRRGAGGAAAGSMGAQVGRAGKSGVRKKEPGRDGRRSRRSVAGKSKRTVRRPRRGGGGRR
- a CDS encoding PilZ domain-containing protein, whose product is MIWDGKMERRGHRRAAIRIVSEFGDPGSATRIETVDFSASGVSFWLNRPMQTMTKLALRFEFPEYGNGEARAVSAEAIVVRCQKDAAPEGRWIVAAAFTGLSPADREFISSYVDWHHRMGIEGSSDRLAPGTG